A window of Phragmites australis chromosome 2, lpPhrAust1.1, whole genome shotgun sequence genomic DNA:
CCGTAGCCCATCACCGGTCTAGCCACCGCCCCATACTCCCTCTAACCCCTGGAGTCACCAGTTAACCCCGAAACCTCTAACCCTAACCCCAGAGTCGCGGTGTTCACATGATCTCATGTGTCACACTGTCTACTGAACATCTTGCGAAGTGTCTGATCCTTAGTAAGTGTGACAAATGTCTTGTGAGGTAATAAGTTTTAGCAGACCAGACGCTGAAACTAGTAATTGCAGCATCACAACGCAGCTCTCTCGATCAGACGggtcaagaaaaataaataaagaagagGAGAGCGTCTCGATCAGCCGCCCCCAACTAAGGGTGCAAGTGTGTCATACTGTGCCGCTATCCCACTAGGCCAGTccgcatcacaagctcacaacaaCACCACCAATCCACCCGCATAGGTTGAGCGGGTCTTTGCGGGCAGCCCACAAACACCAGCGGCGCCGCAACACCGGTGAAGCTCCCATCAAAGACCTAGCCGCATGGGTGTCCTCGTCTGCTAACGCATGTTGTATGAGCATTCTCTACTGCTCACATCATCCCTGCTCCCTTCACAGCCGCTCCCATCTCCTTGCTCCCACCGCAGTTGCTCCCAACTTTCGGAGGAAAATTCTATAGGACCATTCACAGAAAGACCCCTACGAGATACTAATCCATACCGTCCTTTCCTGATACAATGATTGACACAtgcaattgagaaaaaaaaaatgatatacacAAAAGAGAGTCTTCCTATAAAACCTGATCCTATAGTTCCTTAACTCCCTGCTCCCTCCATCCTCACCCTCGTCTGCgcgtcctccgccgccgcgcacgACAAGCACAAGCCTGTGTCGTCCATGGATTCAGGCCACTTAGACGTGGTTGCCAGTGGCCGGAGAAGCGAAGAACTTGGGCGGGAACGCTGGACCTCGAGGACTTGCCAGTCGTGGCGAAGGAGGCCAAGCAGCAGGGCGTATGTGGGGAACTACTAGAATTAGAGGTGTTTTGTCCTTGGCATTTGAGGAAGCTTACCCAAAACATAAGTCAAATGCTGTAGTGATGCTATAAGGTTTATGGGATTTGTAACTAGATTAGCACTTTAATTTGGTTCTAtcaatttttctaaatttttaatctatttttggGAATTTGTCAAATATGTGGCTGCTACTGGCGTAGCTATGCTTATCAGCTAGCTTCTCTAATTTATACGCTTGACAGGAGCCACATCTTGTGCAGATGGGCTTGGCTGGCTGACCGCATCTGCCCACGTATATCTTTGTGGCTGGTGCAGACATGGagctgcctctgcctctgcctctgcctctgtgGTTCGAGATAACCTCTGCCCACCCAAAGCTTGGCCTCCCGCCGCGTGTCCAACCCGGGCCCTACCCCGTCCAATTATTTTCCGCGGCGCAACTGCAAATTAATCTGCGAGCATAATGAACAATTCGTGTCCAAATCGGGCCGGTAATGCGTCTCCGTTCGGTACGTAATCGCGTTATCGCCCGAGATAAACTGGCAGAGGAAACAGGTCCGATCGACATACGTAATCTACCACATGTAGGAGCACGCACGAAACGTTTGGATTTGGctgaaatttaatttttttagctgGATATGatcgagcgagcgagcgagctaTTCCAACACTTGATATATATCCTCacataaaaaatgatatttctTTACTTGCCTCGTCGCTTTTAATTATACTGTTGCTCGTGCCCTACCTAGATAGATCAGCAACAGTACgcgaaccatgcatgcatgcaccgtGGTTGCTTTGGCTAAAGCGCGCCGCCATTATTCAGAGGCCGTTACGCGCTTCACCAAGCATCCATGTCGTCACCGTGCCCCACTCGTCAGAGAAACATGCCTTGCTTGTTCACAATTGCctctcatatacatatatatacagcctccctcctctctacCCGTCTCAAAGCCAACAAGACCTAGCTAAGCCttcctgcctgcctgcctgcctgctacTCAGCAACCACCTGAGAGTCAACTTAACAGAGCATGCCGAAGGTCTACCCCAACGTGCTGCCATCACCGGCCGAGGCACCGGCAGCGGCGGGGCCGGCGAGAGAGGATGAGGCGACGACGCTGACGGTGTGGCGCAAGTCGCTGCTGTTCAACTGCAAGGGGTTCACGGTGTTCGACGCCAAGGGCAACCTCGCCTACCGCGTCGACAGCTACGACGCGGAGCCGGCGGGCGCCGAGGTCGTCCTCATGGACCCCGCTGGCCGCCCAGCCTTCACCGTGCGCCGCAAGCGCCTGAGCCTTGGCAAGCAGTGGCTCATCTACGCGGGCGAGGAGGCGCGGCGTCCGGTGCACGCCGTgaagcgcggcggcggcggcaagtcGATGGCGCGCGTGGCGCCGTGCGCGGGAGGAGGCGCCGTGGCGTCGTACGAGGTGGAGGGGTCGTACGCGCGGCGGCGATGCGTGGTGTACAACGGCGAGCGCCGGGCGGTGGCGGAGGTGCAGCCCAAGGAAGCTGTCGGCTCGGACGTGTTCCGGCTGGTGGTGCAGTCGGGTGTCGACGTGTCGCTCGTCATGGCCGTGGTGGTGGCGCTCGACCAGGTATTTGGGAGGCCATCTTTCCTCAGGAGCTGGTCCCCGTGGATACACTCCAACAATTTTAGCCCAATCTAGTCGACTTTTTGCCCCTTTTCCTTGGGGTTGTGAATTGGGATGGTGAATTCGATCAGCGTCGGCATGGGAGCAAATCATGCTTGTTCCTTCTTGCCTCAATTGCCAGGCCAATTGAGTACGAGTAGTTTTTTTTGTGCATCACATGAAGTCCTTCTTGATTCTCTTTTGGTTTTCACACCAAAAGCCATCAGTGAATCTTGTAAAGAGGGACGGAGATGTAAATAtctcaagaaagaaaaaaaaagttttaaaacaAAGCTTTCTCAAGGACAAGGAGATGACGTCTTGTCCTTTGTGAACTATTACCATCTTCTTTGCGTCTTAATCTATTCGAGTGCTAATTTTGGGCACGTCAGGCTGGAAAGCCCAAGGAAATCGACAGCTTCAGCGTAGTCTTCTACTCCGGCGGTAAACAGGGACATGGAGAACATCACACTGGAGAAACATttttgttcacttttgttatgtTTTAGATGCTGATAACGAGATGTTAatagtcatatttattgaaaagaggCAAATAAAGctattttttaaatgaaatatAACAAAGCATCAAGATCAAATGGATTCCTAGCCAAGTTTTATTAGATTTTTTGAAAGATCATCAAAGCGGATTTGATGTCACTCTTTCATGAATTCTATAGAGGGAAATTGCCTCTTTTAGCCTTAACTTTGGAATAATCACGTTACTACTAAAGAAAAGTGATACCACACAAATACAACAATATAGATCAATATACCTTCTAAATGTaagcttgaattttttttatgaaagttGGAGTTAATAGGCTATCAGGTGTGACACATAATATAATTAGGCCATcacaaattatttttatgttGGGTAGAGATAAAATGGAAGGCATGGTAATTCTTCATGAGACCATTCATGAAATGCACAGAAAAAAGTTAAATGCGGTAATCttgaaacttgattttgagaAGGCTTACGATAAAATTAAATGACTCTTCTTATAACAAGCTTTAAAAATGAAAGACTTTTCATCCTAACAGTGTTCTTGGATAGAGCAATTTGTATCTAAAGGGAGCGTTGGTGTTAAGGTAAATGATGAGATGGGAAGTTATTTTCAGACAAGAAGGGATTAATGCAAGATGATCCTACATCTCCAATCTTATCTAATCTAGTGGTTGATGTGCTTACAATAAAGTAATCTAGTGGTTGATGTGCTTGCAATCTTTATTGTAAGAGCAAATGTAGATGGACAAATTTGTGTTGTAGTTCCTCATTTAGTTAATAATGGTCTTTCAATCCTTCAATATGCAGATGATCCAATCATTTTCATGGAACATAATCTTAAGAGGCAATAAATATGAAACTCTTACTACGTGCGTTTGAGCAATTATCAAGTCTAAAGATTAACTTCCATAAAAATGAACCATTCTGCTATGGAGAAACCAAAGACTATGAAAATCAATATATTCAAAATTTGGGTGTGAATTAGGGAACTATCTGTTTAGGTATATGAGAATTTCAATGCAATATAGATAAATAAGCAATAAGAACTAAAAATGATAGAAGataaatttgagaaaaaattaagcAGCTGGAAAGAAAAACATCTATTTTATGTTGGTAAGCTTATTCTTATCAACTCAGTTTTGAGTAGTCTGGTCATGTTCATGCTATCTTTCTTTGAAATACCAAGGGGTATTCTCAAGAAGTTACACTATTACCGATCTATATTTTTTGACAATGTGATGATCATAAGAAGAAATATAAGTTAGTAAAATGAAACATACTACATGTAAACTGAAAGATCAAGGTGGTTTAAGTATTCAAGACTTTAATATCCAAAACAAATGCCTATTATGTAAGTAGctctttaacctaattaatgaTGACGGGATATGTCAACacttaattagaaaaaaaatatttaggtAACAAAACTATCACTCAAGTGGATAAAAAACCCTAGTGACTCACCGTTCTGGTTAGGATTAATGAGTGTGAATGATTTGTTGCTAAGTTTTGAGAATTTCTGAGTATGAAGTGGCACTCGAATAAGATTCCGAAAAGACAGGTGGCTAGGGACAACCACTTTGAAAAAGCAATACCTAACTTTATATAATATTGCACAAAAAGAAGCAAAATACTATATCGGAAGTTCTTAGTCATGATTCCTTAATATCTCTTTCTGTAGATCACTGGTGGGGGATAAACTCGAGGCATGACAAGGTTTATTAGCTAAGATTGCTGAGGTTGATCTAAATGAGGAGATGGATCTGTTTAGATGAGTTTTATACCAAAGTGATTAGTTCTCAGTATAATTTATATATAGGACAATTCTAGATAGCAATATAATAGATAATAATCGATACCTATGGAGACTGAAGCTTCCTTTAAAGATCAAAAAATTTGTGTGGTACCTACATAAAGGTGTAATACTAACAAAACATAATTTAATAAGAAGAAATTAgcatagaaataaaaaatattgttttttagTTCAAACAATACTATTTAGCATCTTTTCTTTGATTGTAATTTTGCTAAATCCATCTGGAGGATAATTCACATCATCTACGGATTACTACCCCTACTAGTGTATCTCAATTATTACCCCTACTAGTGTATCTCACATGTTTGGTTCATGACTAAATGATATAAATATGATGCTAAGAAAACAAATTCGTTTTGTCATATACAAATCGGAATATTTTTATTACCTTAATGAATAAGactctttatctaaaaaaaatcctgGAGAGACACGCCTGGGGCCTGAAAATCCGGTGGAACTTGCATTGAGAGCTGAAAGAAGCAGGGTTGGCGCGTTGCTGCTTTCCAGATACAGGTGATGAGCCAGTCCAGCCAAGGATGACGATGCACGCGTGCCCGACGCCGAAAGAGAAACAGATACGCACCCTGCACCTGGAACCTGCAAAGATCGAGAACCTCTTCTGTGTTTACATGTAGCATATGTGCGGTACTTAATCCTGCCACAGTGTTCACGAGTAGGTTAGCAGAAGCACAAATTGGCCACCGGATTTACAGAGATTTAGAGGAATTAGGGTCTGGTATGTCATCCTCTGATGACTCGGTTACGTGTTACGACTTTACGACTTGAATGTATCGGCATCGCAGAAGGACTTGAGAAATCGTATGGGCACAAATGGGCTCGACGAAGCATGAGCAGCCTGGAGAAattggaattttttatttcgaaaataaaaaaaatgcaacactAGAGatctgtttgaaaaaaaaacaaaaattgacTATTGCCGTCTGGAAGGGCGacgtaaaataaaaaaacattacGTTCCATTgttcttaaattaaaaaatattgaaatgattatgattttttttgaaaaaaatatgttgtagatgatgctataatctattttttaaaaattatataaaaatacgATCCGTACaattagaaacaaaaatataaaaagctCGAGGCATTGGAAGAATGGAAGGGGTAATCGACGGCCCATCTCGCTTAGTTGGCTGATCTGGTGAGTCCCATGGACGAAGCCCACCCGGATGGAGGCTCTCGTTTACGGTCGCAGCAAGGCCCGGTGAATCAGCATTTGCCGCACACTTGTCTGGGAGAGCAGGGCCCCAGTGTTTAGGCCTAATAAGACAAATTTCCCAAGGAAAGGCCGACGGATCAAGAAAACGAGCAACCTTCcgggttttttatttttacattttctaacattaatatttaaataaatagatcttaaaaaaattgtagaaaTATATGTATGCAGTATTTTCAAAGGGCGGTAAACCTATCATGATAGTACAAGTATTCTTTACCGCCTTCTAAGAAGGTGGTTAGGTCCTACACTTATCTTACCGTCTTGTAAACTCTTACTGCTTTCTGAGAGAGTGAGTAAGCCATACCCCGGATATATCATATCGTACCACCATTTACCACCCTTTCAAAAAGTGATTAGTTCTCTTGCCTCCTTCTCAAGGGTGTCCCTATGCCCTTAGTTTAAATGCCCTTAGACATTTTATTAAGTAGATGGgagattaattagtttaaattgatTAGATTGTTTCGGAGCAACATtgattgtagtgaactaaaCGTATTGTTAGGTGACCATCGGTTCCGGTAATTTTGTCGGAGTTTCGTaatcaaaagtatagtttttCGGTATTAGTGTTGAACATATTTTCAGATGTTTCCAAGTATATCCGATAAgctatatttttagatatattatggtgaacgTCATATTGATTACCGTCAtagcggtgtagatctctctggatttcatCATGTTattaagggacttagtagagctaATGAGAGGATCATAGTGGGTGTGTGCAAGAGACCGATGCGCTATGTTCAACTGAATCCCCAGCAGCCGGAGCTCAAGTTGAGAGATACGCTAAGTCGTGTTACTCAGAGTTACTTTGGGGAGCTCGTCATAATTAATGCAACATCTACTTAGAGACAGTACGTAGATATAACATGTGAACGTGATCTCCCTCTTATACTGCTAGTTGAGACGTatcagaaggatccaacagagataaacgtTAGGAAAGCAGTAGCGGGAACAAGTTAGACAATGGTAGATGAAACAGACCCGATAATTGTGGGGGACGAGCAGGACGTTGGGGATGTGCAGGAGATGCAACCAAGGGGTGTAGTCGTTGAGGAGGAACACATCTTCaacataattgaagagatggagagggaggatcaAGATTTCAAGGATGtcattgccgatgaggattcatctgacgaggagtaAAAGTGCTCATATTCCtacagagtggaggaatcaagaATTTTTAAAGCTAGTGGTAAGTGAGGGGCAtcggtgaaagtgcatctagcccctaaatatggttttggttattattgacaatatctatggactaacaagtgtgttgagaattgttagtagggtATTTATAGTTGATGCATGGAGGATaaatatgcatcaagataaatgagctctaagtgatgcttatgtaagttaatgacaatacctatggattaacaattatgttaagaattgttatcAGGGTAttctataggagatgcataagaaataaaTCAAGTATTaattgagaaatgccatgagttcaaacaattgcatcaaagtcattgcgatcttagtgatgctcaaaagaagaagaataagcttAAAGCATGAAGGCTAAATTACTTATGAAGATCAATTAACTTAAGGTACAATGTTGTCAgttaagttttatggactaacacatgtgctttgtacttgagagtgagttagagTTATAATCCATAAGAAagcataagttgaattaaaatcatatataccaagagtgaagaacaagattggactccatatatgataaagtgaatttattgaatatgCCAGATACAAAATGATTTTCTATGTCAAGATGTTGAAGGGCAAGTAAGACTCAACTGCAATGGATCATCCAATAGCGAAGAAGAACAAAGGGCTTAACGTTGAAGGACCAAAGCGGTGGTGAAGGATGAGTTAAGGCTTTATGCCAATACCGTGTGAGGCTATGAGAAGCTATAGGTGATTTGCACCAATCACATAAACAATCAAGAAGTTGGAGTGAATacgatataaaagttggcaaccctctaagtttgaaagAATGAAtaggtacttgaaggtatttaAAAGCTCAAATTAGTTCAAACAAGTTTTACATTTggatttgagtataggtatgccgcattattaagagggatgcaacgtagagCAAATTATTGTATCTCAgtactcaagagtttctaaccaatccaaagtgagagttagTTTTAGGAGTTCGGTGcgaaaagtgtgaaagtgtccgaatcaggttttggagtgttcctagttttgatccaatatgtttgagataaTGGTTTCGGACGGGATAGGTAGCCCTATGAATAATctttccgtagagtccaaaatcgtagAAATTGGATATCAGGATTAAAAGTTATCGCCTTTTTCAGAGGGTCTGATGTGCtgaactcggaagttccggattggcTGGAAGTTTCAGATGAAATCCGGGTTGGGGTTCTTGGTTttggtttgaagtttcaatccGGAAGTTCTAGATTGAACTCGAAAGTTCCAGAGTCTATGGTCAGTTCAGAGGTTCCGGACTTGATCCGGGCAGGGGTCTCGGTCGAGTCTAACTCGAGTAATCTTGAAGTTCCTGGTTAAACCCGAAAGTTTCGGGTTAAGCGAGAAAGTTGCATAACAGCTAATTTTGGAGGGTTAGGTACAAATACCCACTCATCCTAGCCTCTTCATTTGCTGCTGGTGCTTTGACGAAAACATTCAAAGCCAAAGCCAATAGAGCTCTCGTTACTctattttagtgtgagatttgagaaggaaAGTGACTTGGGTTGAGGAATTGAAAGTTTGAGGGTAAGTGAACAtaactcccatcttgagcacttgagttaaTCGATAAGAAGTTCGTCGTCACGTTTGTTGCTCTcggagcttggagctcctaggtGGTTAGGCGTAACCGATGAGCacctaaggttgtggtgtgccacgaaaagtttgtgaaggctagAATTTCGCCTCTGTGAGTAACGGTGACTTCCTAAGAGGGGTgtgtgaattatgacacttaaaatctaattgctgtaaaaacttcaaaagataaaactatatcaatttatatctaaatgtactctaagtctatctagtgtgcctactctaccgttcaaaaaggTTTACAACATATTCttagaaggtaaattgcaagtatgtaaatgcgaaaacgtaagtaaggtagagagagcaaattcagaaaaaaagggATTTTTGTTGATgttgtgtgttccaagtgatgatttcgagtagatccacggagaacctacaatcaaatacacacgaacaagtagatcgagcaaaatgcataaatattaagcaagaactcaaatgagagggaacaagagaggagacacaagatttatttcccaaagttcggattcactaccgtgaatcctacgtctccattgaggaaactccaatgagccgggtctctttcaaccactttcctctccaaactcggtcacacttgagcttgacttccactcttgatttcttcccttacagaggcgaaatcgaagccttAACAAACTTTCTGCGGTTCACCAcaaagcacgggagctcactgggcaacacctagccgactaggagctcaaagctccaagtgTAACAAACACAATCGAACTTTTTGCCGATGaattcaagtgctcaagattgaatttagctcactagcactcaatcttccaatctcacaacccaactcacttttattctcaaatctctcattaaaatagagtgggaaggagttcttttggctctaaaaaggttctctttcgtgcccttgcagctaCCCCAAAGGATAGGGGTGAATGTGTATTTATAGCCcacctcaaaaactagctgttacagacTTTTCTGTACTGACTCGGAGTTTCCGGGTCAACCTGGAGTATTCGGGTAAGCTAAAGAAGGCAAAACCGAGCACCCAGACTCGGAAtctcacccggagtatccgggtcaattAAAAAGGACCAAACCGAGATCTCtcctcggaacctcacccggagacttcggacaACCCGGAATATtcgagtcaacccggagtatccggattcaaCAGAACTACCCACtgaaaaacgacgataacttttgatcccgaagtccgatttcaacgattttggactctatgaaaagcttattcagagggctacacatcccaacagAATtaatgacctaaaacacattggatcaaattaggaacactccaaaaccaaaTTCGGATATTTCCACACTTTTCACAacgggatttctaaaaagaactctcacttgggtttgtTTTGAAACTTttaagcactgagacacgataattagctctacattacatccctcttaatagtgcgagatacctatactcaaatttaaagataaaactcgtttaaaccactttgagcctttgaataactttcaattaccgcttctttcattcaaaccttgagggttgccaactttcatatatttttcaccccatcttttcttgatttttcatatgattgatgcgaattactcatagcttctcatggcctcacacggtccattagtgtaaagccttcactcgctcttcatcaccaccttggtccttcggcgccaagccatttgcttgcccttcaccacgaaTGGTCCATCGTagtcgagtcttgcttgcccttcaccgtcttgccatagaaaattattttgtattcAACAttttcaaggaattcattttatcaaatatggagtccactcttgttcttcactcttagcatatatgatttcaattcaacttatggcTTCTTATGGTTCCTAACCCCATTTCACTCTCAAGCAAAAAATACATGTGTTAGTcaataaaacctaattgacaacttttgtaccttaagttacttgatctccacacgtaacttattagccttcatgtatattgtcaatcttcgtATAGAATCTTTAGttatttgatctccacaagtaacttagtcttcaagtttattaacaatctttttgagcttttcttctcCTTATGAGTATCATTAAGAGCTCAATAACAAcgatgtattttttttgttctcatggcatttcttagtaaatccatgattcatcacttatgcatatcctatgaaataacctagaacttatttatcttgatgcattttcaatctccctatACACCTAGAGCtaatgcatatctctcaatacattgcctatggaacaacctactaacaaactcaacatcgttattagtccataagtattgtcattaattaccaaaatcatacATAAAGGCTAGATGCATTTTCAGCCCCGCTTTGCTCATGCCCGCGCCACCACCTAGCTCTTCCTTGATCAAACCCTCAGCTCTTTTCAgcgaagtttttttttaagaaataaaaaagtggTTCATGTATATTCTTTCCCCCCAGATTCCAGCAAAAGAACAAGCTCTTTCTTGATTGAACCCTCAGCTTTATGCATAAATAGACCCATACGGTACCTTCTTGTCCCCGTTTCTATGTTTCCTAACTTTCCCTATGCCTACACACAGAACAAGCACCAACAAATTAACTCGCAAAGCATCTGGATTTATGTAGCAACCATTTAATTCTAAGCTACCACCCCTACCACATTGTTCCAGCCCAGATGATTACGTTGATACCCCAAAATTCGATGGTACATAACTAAACACATGGGGTCATGATGAGCAGGGAAGGATTGAGCTGACCTTTTTGGTGCCCGCGTAGCCGCCCTTGGCGCCCTTACCGTTGCCGTTGCCCTTTGCCATTGCCACAAATGGCTAGGTATTCCTTTTTTATAAGTGGATCAACCAGCTCATGATATCTCTTCTGGTCTTTGAACATTGGCATGGCCTGCAAATATGCAATGCAGATGGCAATATACCTTAGCTAAAACTTCTTGAAGGTCGTACAAAAGAATGTTGACTGCTATTAGCAGACTGAATAGAGAGTCAGAGCTTCAGTCAGTGCCATTGCATCATCACAAAATTTTGTGTGAATTATCTTGACTCCAATTTCAACACATCCAAAATTCTGCAACCAGCTGGACAAAAACAACTCAATGCCAGTTTGGAGGCGCAGTAAATCGGATTTTTTCTCACGTTCCAAATGGGTCATGAGCTATAATCATCACACGATTCACAACATTGATCAATGTGAACCAACAGAAGTGCATAATTAACTTACCCAGTTGACCACATTCTGCTCCTCCACGGGCTTGCTGGTGTCGACGGCCCTTCGCCTGGAGATGAGCTGTAGTAGCACCACCCTGAAGCAATACACGTCGGACTTCATGGTGACCTGCC
This region includes:
- the LOC133909005 gene encoding protein LURP-one-related 8-like, encoding MPKVYPNVLPSPAEAPAAAGPAREDEATTLTVWRKSLLFNCKGFTVFDAKGNLAYRVDSYDAEPAGAEVVLMDPAGRPAFTVRRKRLSLGKQWLIYAGEEARRPVHAVKRGGGGKSMARVAPCAGGGAVASYEVEGSYARRRCVVYNGERRAVAEVQPKEAVGSDVFRLVVQSGVDVSLVMAVVVALDQVFGRPSFLRSWSPWIHSNNFSPI